A single window of Aspergillus puulaauensis MK2 DNA, chromosome 5, nearly complete sequence DNA harbors:
- a CDS encoding uncharacterized protein (COG:S;~EggNog:ENOG410PJ1X;~InterPro:IPR036465,IPR044066,IPR001841), whose translation MEKHDLLLIVDATASMTNYLAALNTSLPQIISISALTGCFSRVGVLAYRDYSSFGILLEFSEWLDLESGADPEKQPDIVAFARKLQARAGGDYPEAAKTALAQAYSSMRPDAKTLILFYTDAPPHTNAPGLHWKSNAQAEMNGLSVSFKYGGFGSLFLDWVSAAKTLRDGQNNAQVFALLAPHMARDDATYYNYLCEMTGGACIHLVDREPGTISKASVELLLAWMGVEKDNGDRHNPDFDAIGDWTSYVSTEGMHALKDEEDENTRRFFPVPYTRKTNVLDNIAEVRLTTDVIKQRLPKKSTPAQNPADRWAVDEAYRDVASQHLMRIMKEDIVAIAINPVFGSLWRAVCKDKTYDKREDLLDAFSKAVGEITDEKKKALMQEWLDESYNFISEIQAIIDNVPEAEKFPCVFLDPTVNFNKYQDENDTDAPIESLTRKELLEISRSCDPRILRRLGRILTRITYVKDAKDMPEHIAKSDTSQARCIPIALASEQYGNQFWTIMLHTINPGTQLTPRAAALLAALTIRLGIPFLADVAERELLSYNDKWNNIEVPETFASSCMGLLLDANSAHQNAHKDETACQTSLLNESDRMLFERLIAFKTLEHNLDAPLTARIPWKPNKDVVPMGAVVTCRSCQYPRSVTLMGPNSQCGVCLGALLSKSKSTDIGVSYADNAQSKMSWVECRVPSCRAQYVVYDVAGLINRPKCHYCRLKATGVSLTAPVVECNKCTNRIIWPEEYRPSTFDASQFVCTACESGRQTTEDFETSAKALSVENGMSWLAEDSDKPGESPFTNRSPFHIVSTMGTDGFMRRISLFPAQDVPLTQRGKQVRNTNHLISTLKHFVNRRKSARVHCSLCFDSFWPSALNPACGRRGCLQRICTTCSGSWYGGNDPGSIINPATLACPFCRRFPAPQTLAKYGKGIHTVKDLNMAIQNHGTWIYAWCVGCSTAKQFLERDCARGTPPTLQDWTCEECQEQAQLARVDTNTERDTAQIKKIKPCPTCGTMTEKIAGCGHITCPVEGCGTCWCYFCGEKVPENRIYDHMANDHGGIFEHGELGDYSGDEFDEFNDDDDGDDDVMAD comes from the coding sequence ATGGAGAAACATGATCTTCTCCTGATCGTCGACGCGACGGCGTCCATGACAAACTATCTCGCAGCTCTGAATACATCTCTGCCCCAGatcatatccatatcagcaCTTACTGGGTGCTTTTCGCGCGTCGGGGTCCTGGCATACCGCGACTACTCCAGCTTCGGAATTCTACTGGAATTCTCAGAATGGCTGGACCTCGAGTCTGGTGCAGATCCTGAAAAGCAGCCGGATATCGTGGCGTTCGCGAGGAAGCTACAGGCCAGGGCCGGCGGGGACTACCCCGAGGCAGCGAAGACAGCCCTAGCTCAGGCCTATTCATCCATGCGACCAGATGCAAAGACGTTAATTCTTTTCTACACCGATGCTCCGCCTCATACCAATGCCCCTGGCCTCCATTGGAAGAGCAATGCCCAGGCGGAGATGAATGGGCTGTCGGTGTCGTTCAAGTACGGCGGATTCGGGTCCTTATTCCTCGACTGGGTCTCTGCTGCAAAGACTCTACGTGATGGCCAGAACAACGCCCAGGTTTTTGCACTTCTAGCGCCGCATATGGCTCGAGACGACGCCACCTACTACAACTATCTGTGTGAAATGACCGGTGGTGCTTGTATTCACCTGGTGGATCGGGAACCAGGCACGATCTCAAAGGCATCCGTAGAGCTGCTTCTGGCATGGATGGGTGTCGAGAAGGACAACGGCGACAGGCACAATCCCGACTTTGATGCGATTGGTGACTGGACTTCCTACGTTTCCACGGAGGGGATGCACGCCCtcaaggacgaggaagacgagaacACCCGTCGATTCTTCCCTGTTCCTTACACCCGGAAGACCAACGTGCTGGATAACATCGCTGAAGTGCGTCTGACCACGGACGTCATCAAGCAGCGTCTGCCCAAGAAGTCCACACCTGCGCAGAACCCGGCGGATCGATGGGCTGTCGACGAGGCCTACCGGGACGTTGCCTCACAGCACTTGATGCGCATAATGAAGGAGGACATCGTTGCTATTGCTATCAACCCAGTCTTCGGCTCGCTGTGGAGGGCTGTTTGCAAGGACAAGACATACGATAAGCGAGAGGACCTTCTTGATGCATTCAGTAAGGCAGTCGGAGAAATCACtgacgaaaagaagaaggcactGATGCAGGAGTGGCTGGACGAGTCGTATAACTTCATTTCAGAAATCCAGGCTATCATTGACAATGTACCTGAAGCCGAGAAATTCCCCTGCGTCTTCCTGGATCCGACGGTGAACTTCAACAAGTATCAGGACGAAAATGATACAGATGCACCCATTGAGAGTCTCACGAGAAAAGAGCTCCTGGAAATCTCCAGATCTTGCGACCCTCGCATCCTGCGTCGTCTCGGCCGTATTCTGACCCGAATCACCTACGTTAAGGACGCTAAAGACATGCCAGAGCACATCGCCAAATCAGATACCAGCCAGGCCCGATGCATTCCGATTGCTCTGGCCTCTGAGCAGTACGGCAATCAGTTCTGGACGATCATGCTTCACACCATAAACCCTGGCACTCAGTTGACGCCCAGGGCCGCCGCGCTGCTCGCCGCACTCACAATCCGCCTGGGTATCCCATTTCTCGCTGATGTCGCTGAACGCGAGCTGCTCAGTTACAATGACAAATGGAACAACATTGAAGTGCCTGAGACATTCGCAAGCAGCTGCATGGGTCTTCTGCTTGACGCCAATTCCGCACACCAGAATGCTCACAAAGATGAAACTGCATGCCAgaccagcctcctcaacGAGTCCGATCGAATGCTATTCGAGCGCTTGATCGCCTTCAAAACACTTGAACACAACCTCGATGCTCCTCTAACAGCTCGCATCCCTTGGAAGCCCAACAAAGACGTCGTTCCTATGGGCGCTGTAGTGACCTGTCGATCATGCCAGTATCCTAGGTCAGTGACGCTCATGGGCCCCAATAGCCAATGTGGTGTCTGTCTTGGGGCATTGCTTAGCAAGTCGAAAAGCACTGATATCGGAGTATCCTATGCGGACAACGCCCAGTCAAAGATGTCTTGGGTGGAATGCAGAGTCCCTTCATGCAGAGCGCAGTATGTGGTATACGATGTTGCAGGGCTGATCAATCGTCCAAAGTGTCACTACTGCAGGTTGAAAGCCACTGGAGTTTCGCTGACCGCGCCGGTGGTCGAGTGCAACAAGTGTACGAACAGGATAATCTGGCCAGAGGAATATCGGCCGTCCACATTCGATGCATCGCAGTTCGTTTGCACCGCATGCGAGTCCGGACGCCAAACAACTGAAGACTTCGAAACATCAGCCAAGGCCCTTAGCGTCGAGAACGGCATGTCATGGCTAGCAGAGGACTCCGATAAGCCGGGCGAGTCCCCCTTCACCAACCGTTCCCCATTCCACATAGTATCAACAATGGGCACGGACGGCTTCATGCGCCGTATCTCGCTCTTCCCTGCGCAGGATGTGCCCCTAACACAGCGTGGAAAGCAAGTCCGCAACACGAACCACCTAATTTCAACCCTGAAACACTTTGTCAACCGCCGGAAGTCGGCGAGGGTGCATTGCTCTCTGTGCTTCGACTCCTTCTGGCCCTCCGCCTTGAATCCCGCCTGCGGTCGTAGAGGGTGCCTACAGCGAATCTGCACAACCTGCTCAGGTTCATGGTACGGCGGCAATGACCCGGGCTCAATCATCAACCCTGCTACCCTGGCTTGTCCATTCTGTCGAAGGTTCCCGGCCCCGCAGACCCTAGCGAAATACGGTAAAGGGATTCATACGGTGAAAGACTTGAATATGGCTATCCAAAACCACGGAACTTGGATTTATGCATGGTGCGTCGGCTGCTCCACGGCGAAGCAGTTCCTGGAAAGGGATTGTGCAAGGGGGACACCGCCGACTTTGCAGGACTGGACGTGCGAGGAGTGCCAGGAGCAGGCGCAGCTAGCTCGAGTTGATACAAATACTGAACGCGATACTGCTCAAATCAAGAAGATAAAGCCGTGTCCGACGTGCGGGACTATGACCGAGAAGATCGCAGGGTGTGGTCATATCACTTGTCCTGTTGAGGGGTGCGGTACTTGCTGGTGTTACTTCTGTGGGGAGAAGGTTCCTGAGAACAGGATTTATGACCATATGGCGAACGACCATGGTGGGATTTTTGAGCATGGTGAGTTGGGGGATTACTCGGGGGATgagtttgatgagttcaatgatgatgatgatggcgacgatgatgtgATGGCTGATTGA